A genome region from Micromonospora peucetia includes the following:
- a CDS encoding non-ribosomal peptide synthetase, protein MAHGPGLAHAVLAQARRTPDAVAVVDGDRRLSYAELDAASAGAARALLRAGARPGQAVAVHLPRGWQLVCVMLGILRLGATVVPLDRQSPPERRAHMLRDSAAVAVVHGTDVPGGLPDGVRPLPVEALFPVDDPPGADGEPAPRVAPAPVAFVFYTSGTTGRPKGVEVRDAGVLRLARPGYLELTGAPRYASLANPAFDAISFEVWVPLLTGGCCVVLDDETVATPRLLDAALRRERIDTLFITVALFNAVVDELPHCFAGVRQVLVGGEQLNARLIRRWYRDNVASRTRLHNVYGPTEATTFALCHPIPRDFDAEVVPIGRVLPGTDAHLVVDGVRVAEPGEVAELHLGGEALAAGYRNLPDETAARFVRLPWLDGSADRHYRTGDLVRADAAGRIEYVGRVDRQVKVRGFRVEPGEVERQILAHPAVRQAYVCTRRDPVHGTNELLAYLVTAADLAFADFDRHLGATLPPYLRPHRVHRVQALPLTANGKVDSDALLRREDPPWRDGDPADAPTTAWQRMVLGLAAEVLGVPELRPDDRWIASGGDSLKALRLRFEIQRRWGREVPQAVVLGGDFAELAAAVDTARATGGSPYPLPASPAGARSAPATSEQQRLWLLQQRSPTSTAYHVGLAFELRGRVDVGALRQALCRVVTRHAALRTAFRATPEGLHQVVAEPYDPWHEPAPDDDGDAAGWRDRARALFAVPFDLGQPRLLRAHWLARDDGGVLLLHLHHIAVDGWSLDVVFRELSAGYAAALDGATVDGDEPVATPLDYARWQADWFARPAYQAQRAALRGHYAAVDEIAAPLRPIRERSGTGDHLLRTSIDAARRSALDRLGAELGLTRFPLLLTLFGWAVHGVTGRTHPRVASPVANRPVRDFAASVGMFANTVLLPLVLAPHEELRAQLRRQADAVRVVLDAQDVALAHAVADHDFGTDAPLFDFLFVLDNTDFSALALPGCVSRPVWLAPTEAKCPLALSVVEHESGFDCLWEYADDHFEAAEVAAVADLFRRGLDALTGNGTGTLAELVRPYRSGLPEAGRGRRTPLAFPTVAESFAARVRAEPTATALVAGDCRLSYADLDGYASALAAELVRHQPASGGGRHSVALFFEPSVEHVVALLAAARLNLTVVPLDRAYPPALLRQVLGQVEPRCVLLAPGDEPALAVVDEGRLPRHPVVLSRSAAPVAPSYAGRPLYTLFTSGSTGTPKGVQVGDALLVNLLRWQSEAGGLAGRAATLQFSMLSFDVSFQEIFGTLCGGGTLHLPRRGWRQDMPALLEHLDAAGIERIFLPYVALQLLAEHGVRLGRYPSRLRDVVTAGEQLICTDSIRRWFAGLPGARLFNHYGPTETHVVSGLCLDGDPATWPTRPAIGRPVANTLLRVVDSADEVVPPDCPGQLLIGGELIEPCYLDDPALDRARFVELPGLGWFFRSGDQARFDRDGLLHHLGRDDQQVKVSGHRLELGQVEAALLTHPAVVNAVVVHDRPHLVACLEFRADPPAPEELTGHLARLLPGYVRVDRFRWLAELPRTASGKLDRRRASSAPGEELRSRAAAPAPVMSELEARLAGLFEEVVGTSIEPDRRFFDHGAGSLDLMRLHLRCAAEGLPLTIPDLFEHVTIRRLARFITERQAAADRPTPYRSAKVAPPAAEPAAGTARRADEPVAVVGMAVRLPGANDLAAFWAMVEAGDRGIEHFDAADGLVGARSQLAGLLGFDPGHFGISRQEARLMDPQQRHLLMSCVEALAHAGIGDPAGRRVGLLASCGENTYFQAMLREADPARLPDSFQLALHHEKDFLATKVAYHLRLTGPAFTVQAACASSLVAVHVAAGLLRQGDSDVMLVGGVLVDPLLTAGYRYQPQHIFSPDGHCRPFSDDAGGTVGASGVGVVVLKPLRLARRDGDTVYAVITGSAVNNDGAEKLGYAAPSVTGQREVIRAALRRSGRVSGDLGYVEAHGTATELGDPVEVTALRQAFDLADSGRTALASVKSQVGHLGAAAGVVGLVRAVLAVHHGLIPPNVDFRRLNPRLGPDPAPFYVPTKARPWPVDRPRVAAVSSFGIGGTNAHLVCEAADPAGTGSVPPAGPDLPVVVLASGSAAGLRADADRIADYLTARPEAYRQVLRHLQAGRSPGRWRAAAGCADVAAAVAWLRTASAVEVAPVEATPVAGTAPAGTPPAAELVAAWLAGRPIRWPAGPAQPPWDFPPPAFALVDHDFARAAPPPGATSPAGTMPSPAGATSAAGATAGTAPVDQRWPARLPEAEWLHQPHWVRWRHAGTDPGCRRPETLVVMAAAPPSPVALRAFAASHARVVTVTAADGFARLGPDSYRVDPADPDSLGRLLDALTGTDATSPVGAGQHGVDWLHALPLAVDGPVGADTLAHSYRACVDTPAALLAAVAGLPRRPRLRAWWLSHQAQPVAGDVHRPELGLLAGVCEVAPQEGDVESHWLDLPGPDPVGWASALAALLTEETPPPRRLALRGGYWWEQALLPVRPPAPPTACPLPPGPAVYVVLGGTGGIGASIAAWLLEQGDCRVILVARRGLLPAGLTPWADRVDLVEVDLGEIGPDEVMARLDARTRQVDGVVHAAGVAAGGLISRRDATAMRRATAGRTHGALLVERLVTHHRPAFVVYCSSMSAQLGGVGQLDYAASNGLLDGFARHRAAETDSTLRICLDWDVWNEVGLALDALPTDARHRAHLAVGLRVDEGRRLFAQALRLRLPHLLVCTTGLDRAREFYAPPAGPQVPVPAVLARSAADQVSGWLCDWLGVERIDPAASLYDLGADSLLLLDLIDQAKEHFGVNLGLSQLSHRVSLTEVLGLLGEPVRTDEPDGSTVTVQVWQSGRGPSVLCLVHPVGGDVQAYRSLVSALDPELTVCVIADPALARPEQPAWSLAERAARYHAALRDRFPRDEWRWRLVGWSFGAWVALGMAAEAEAAGQPADELYLLDPPPPDAAPAFQAYDEERLAALFAHELGAATGTDTPASAYADALARCCRANLASMARHTLPRLAGTPGRLWLAGRPTAGLPALGAPQEQARQWRTHLAGLAWQLVDTTHYGIVGAPHARAVAEAINKAVS, encoded by the coding sequence ATGGCGCACGGTCCCGGTCTCGCCCACGCGGTGCTCGCCCAGGCCCGTCGTACGCCCGACGCGGTCGCGGTGGTCGACGGCGACCGGCGTCTCAGCTACGCCGAACTGGACGCCGCCAGCGCGGGAGCCGCCCGGGCCCTGCTCCGGGCCGGCGCCCGGCCGGGTCAGGCGGTCGCGGTGCACCTGCCACGCGGCTGGCAGCTGGTCTGCGTCATGCTCGGCATCCTGCGGCTCGGCGCGACCGTGGTGCCGCTGGACCGGCAGAGCCCGCCCGAGCGCCGGGCGCACATGCTGCGCGACTCGGCCGCCGTGGCGGTGGTCCACGGCACGGACGTGCCCGGTGGCCTTCCCGACGGGGTCCGGCCGCTGCCGGTGGAGGCGCTGTTCCCGGTGGACGACCCGCCCGGTGCGGACGGGGAGCCGGCACCGCGGGTCGCGCCCGCGCCGGTCGCGTTCGTCTTCTACACCTCCGGCACCACGGGCCGCCCCAAGGGCGTGGAGGTCCGCGACGCGGGCGTGCTGCGGCTGGCCCGGCCCGGCTACCTCGAGCTGACCGGGGCGCCCCGGTACGCGAGCCTCGCCAACCCGGCGTTCGACGCGATCAGTTTCGAGGTCTGGGTGCCGCTGCTGACCGGCGGCTGCTGCGTCGTCCTCGACGACGAGACGGTGGCGACGCCACGCCTGCTCGACGCCGCGCTGCGCCGGGAGCGGATCGACACGCTCTTCATCACGGTGGCGCTGTTCAACGCGGTGGTCGACGAGCTGCCGCACTGCTTCGCCGGGGTCCGCCAGGTGCTGGTCGGCGGCGAGCAGCTCAACGCCCGGCTGATCCGCCGGTGGTACCGCGACAACGTCGCCAGCCGCACCCGGCTGCACAACGTGTACGGGCCCACCGAGGCCACCACGTTCGCCCTGTGCCATCCGATTCCACGCGACTTCGACGCGGAGGTGGTGCCGATCGGCCGGGTGCTGCCGGGCACCGACGCGCACCTGGTGGTCGACGGCGTCCGCGTCGCCGAGCCGGGCGAGGTCGCCGAGCTCCACCTCGGTGGCGAGGCGCTGGCGGCCGGCTACCGCAACCTGCCCGACGAGACCGCCGCCCGGTTCGTCCGGCTGCCCTGGCTGGACGGCTCGGCCGACCGCCACTACCGCACCGGTGACCTCGTGCGGGCCGACGCCGCCGGCCGGATCGAGTACGTCGGGCGGGTCGACCGGCAGGTGAAGGTCCGGGGCTTCCGGGTCGAGCCCGGCGAGGTGGAGCGGCAGATCCTCGCCCACCCGGCGGTGCGGCAGGCGTACGTGTGCACCCGGCGCGACCCGGTGCACGGGACGAACGAGCTGCTCGCATACCTGGTGACGGCCGCCGACCTCGCGTTCGCGGATTTCGACCGGCACCTGGGCGCGACCCTGCCGCCGTACCTGCGCCCGCACCGGGTCCACCGGGTCCAGGCGCTGCCGCTGACCGCGAACGGCAAGGTGGACTCCGACGCGCTGCTGCGGCGCGAGGACCCGCCCTGGCGCGACGGTGACCCCGCCGACGCGCCCACCACGGCGTGGCAGCGCATGGTGCTCGGGCTGGCCGCCGAGGTGCTGGGGGTGCCGGAGCTGCGACCGGACGACCGGTGGATCGCCAGCGGCGGGGACTCGCTGAAGGCGCTGCGGCTGCGCTTCGAGATCCAGCGGCGCTGGGGCCGCGAGGTGCCGCAGGCGGTGGTGCTGGGCGGCGACTTCGCCGAGCTGGCCGCGGCCGTCGACACGGCCCGGGCCACGGGCGGTTCGCCGTACCCGCTGCCGGCTTCCCCGGCCGGCGCCCGGTCCGCGCCGGCCACCTCGGAGCAGCAGCGGCTCTGGCTGCTCCAGCAGCGGTCGCCGACGTCCACCGCCTACCACGTGGGGCTCGCCTTCGAGCTGCGAGGCCGGGTCGACGTCGGCGCACTGCGGCAGGCGCTGTGCCGGGTGGTGACGCGGCATGCGGCGTTGCGGACCGCTTTCCGGGCCACCCCCGAGGGGCTACACCAGGTGGTGGCCGAGCCCTACGACCCGTGGCACGAGCCCGCCCCGGACGACGACGGCGACGCGGCCGGGTGGCGGGACCGGGCCCGCGCCCTCTTCGCCGTCCCGTTCGACCTCGGGCAGCCGCGCCTGCTGCGGGCCCACTGGCTGGCTCGCGACGACGGCGGGGTGCTGCTGCTGCACCTGCACCACATCGCGGTCGACGGCTGGTCGCTCGACGTCGTGTTCCGCGAGCTGTCGGCCGGGTACGCGGCGGCGCTGGACGGTGCGACGGTGGACGGGGACGAGCCCGTGGCGACCCCGCTGGACTACGCCCGGTGGCAGGCCGACTGGTTCGCCCGACCGGCCTATCAGGCGCAGCGCGCCGCCCTGCGCGGCCACTACGCCGCCGTGGACGAGATCGCCGCGCCGCTGCGGCCGATCCGGGAACGGAGCGGCACCGGGGACCACCTGCTGCGGACCTCGATCGACGCGGCGCGCCGCAGCGCCCTCGACCGGCTCGGCGCCGAGCTGGGACTGACCCGCTTCCCGCTGCTGCTGACGCTCTTCGGCTGGGCCGTGCACGGGGTGACCGGCCGCACCCACCCGCGCGTCGCCAGCCCGGTGGCGAACCGGCCGGTGCGGGACTTCGCGGCCAGCGTCGGCATGTTCGCCAACACGGTGCTGCTGCCGCTGGTGCTGGCCCCCCACGAGGAGCTGCGGGCGCAGCTACGGCGGCAGGCCGACGCCGTACGCGTCGTGCTCGACGCCCAGGACGTGGCCCTCGCGCATGCCGTCGCCGACCACGACTTCGGCACCGACGCGCCGTTGTTCGACTTCCTCTTCGTCCTCGACAACACCGACTTCTCCGCGCTGGCGCTGCCCGGCTGCGTGTCCCGCCCGGTCTGGCTGGCCCCGACCGAGGCCAAGTGCCCGCTCGCCCTGTCGGTCGTCGAGCACGAGTCCGGCTTCGACTGCCTCTGGGAGTACGCCGACGACCACTTCGAGGCCGCCGAGGTGGCCGCCGTGGCCGACCTGTTCCGGCGGGGCCTGGACGCGTTGACCGGCAACGGCACCGGCACGCTCGCCGAGCTGGTGCGGCCCTACCGCAGCGGCCTGCCCGAGGCCGGCCGGGGTCGGCGTACCCCGTTGGCCTTCCCGACCGTGGCCGAGTCCTTCGCCGCGCGGGTACGGGCGGAGCCGACCGCGACCGCGCTGGTCGCCGGTGACTGCCGCCTCAGCTACGCCGACCTCGACGGGTACGCCTCGGCGCTCGCCGCCGAACTGGTGCGGCACCAGCCGGCGTCGGGCGGCGGCCGGCACAGCGTCGCCCTGTTCTTCGAGCCGTCGGTGGAGCACGTGGTGGCGCTGCTGGCGGCAGCCCGGCTCAACCTCACCGTCGTGCCGCTCGACCGGGCCTACCCGCCCGCGCTGCTGCGCCAGGTGCTGGGCCAGGTCGAGCCGCGCTGCGTGCTGCTGGCACCCGGTGACGAGCCCGCCCTCGCCGTGGTCGACGAGGGCCGTCTCCCCCGCCATCCGGTGGTCCTGTCCCGGTCGGCGGCGCCCGTCGCGCCGTCGTACGCCGGCCGCCCGCTGTACACGCTCTTCACCTCGGGCTCGACCGGTACGCCCAAGGGGGTCCAGGTCGGCGACGCCCTGCTGGTCAACCTGTTGCGGTGGCAGAGCGAGGCCGGTGGCCTGGCGGGCCGGGCGGCGACCCTGCAGTTCTCCATGCTCTCCTTCGACGTCTCCTTCCAGGAGATCTTCGGCACGCTCTGCGGCGGCGGCACCCTGCACCTGCCCCGGCGCGGGTGGCGCCAGGACATGCCGGCGCTGCTGGAGCATCTCGACGCCGCCGGCATCGAGCGGATCTTCCTGCCGTACGTCGCCCTGCAACTCCTCGCCGAACACGGCGTACGTCTCGGCCGGTACCCGTCACGGCTGCGGGACGTGGTCACCGCCGGCGAGCAGTTGATCTGCACCGACAGCATCCGCCGCTGGTTCGCCGGGTTGCCCGGGGCGCGCCTGTTCAACCACTACGGCCCGACCGAGACCCACGTGGTCAGCGGCCTCTGCCTCGACGGTGACCCGGCCACCTGGCCGACCCGCCCGGCCATCGGCCGGCCCGTCGCCAACACGCTGCTGCGGGTGGTGGACTCCGCCGACGAGGTCGTGCCGCCGGACTGCCCCGGGCAACTGCTGATCGGCGGGGAGCTGATCGAGCCCTGCTATCTGGACGATCCGGCGCTCGACCGGGCCCGCTTCGTCGAGCTGCCCGGTCTCGGCTGGTTCTTCCGCAGCGGCGACCAGGCCCGGTTCGACCGGGACGGCCTGCTGCACCACCTGGGCCGCGACGACCAGCAGGTGAAGGTGAGCGGACACCGGCTGGAGCTGGGCCAGGTCGAGGCGGCGCTGCTGACGCATCCGGCTGTCGTCAACGCCGTGGTGGTCCATGACCGCCCGCACCTGGTCGCCTGCCTGGAGTTCCGGGCCGACCCGCCGGCCCCGGAGGAACTGACCGGCCATCTCGCGCGACTCCTGCCCGGGTACGTGCGGGTGGACCGGTTCCGGTGGCTGGCGGAGCTGCCGCGTACCGCCAGCGGGAAGCTGGACCGCCGCCGCGCGTCGAGCGCGCCGGGCGAGGAGTTACGGTCGCGCGCCGCCGCGCCGGCACCGGTCATGTCGGAGTTGGAGGCGCGGTTGGCCGGGCTCTTCGAGGAGGTCGTCGGGACCTCGATCGAACCGGATCGACGCTTTTTCGACCACGGCGCGGGCAGCCTGGACCTGATGCGCTTGCACCTGCGCTGCGCCGCCGAAGGGCTGCCGCTGACCATCCCCGACCTCTTCGAGCACGTCACCATCCGCCGCCTGGCCCGGTTCATCACCGAACGACAGGCCGCCGCCGACCGGCCGACGCCGTACCGGTCGGCGAAGGTGGCACCCCCAGCCGCCGAACCGGCGGCTGGGACCGCGCGGCGGGCGGACGAGCCGGTCGCCGTGGTCGGGATGGCCGTCCGGCTGCCCGGCGCGAACGACCTGGCCGCCTTCTGGGCGATGGTGGAGGCCGGCGACCGTGGCATCGAGCACTTCGACGCCGCCGACGGCCTGGTCGGCGCGCGCAGCCAGCTGGCTGGGCTGCTCGGCTTCGACCCCGGGCACTTCGGCATCAGCCGGCAGGAGGCGCGGCTGATGGATCCGCAGCAGCGGCACCTGCTGATGAGCTGTGTCGAGGCGTTGGCACACGCCGGCATCGGCGACCCCGCCGGGCGACGGGTCGGCCTGCTCGCCAGTTGCGGCGAGAACACCTACTTCCAGGCGATGCTGCGCGAGGCCGATCCGGCGCGGCTGCCGGACTCGTTCCAGTTGGCGTTGCACCACGAGAAGGACTTCCTCGCCACGAAGGTCGCCTACCACCTGCGCCTGACCGGGCCGGCCTTCACCGTGCAGGCGGCCTGCGCGAGCTCGCTGGTGGCGGTGCACGTCGCGGCCGGGCTGCTGCGTCAGGGCGACAGCGACGTGATGCTGGTCGGCGGCGTGCTGGTGGACCCGCTGCTCACCGCCGGGTACCGCTACCAGCCGCAGCACATCTTCTCCCCGGACGGGCACTGCCGGCCGTTCAGCGACGACGCCGGCGGCACCGTCGGCGCCAGCGGGGTGGGCGTGGTGGTGCTCAAGCCCCTGCGGCTGGCCCGGCGCGACGGCGACACCGTCTACGCGGTGATCACCGGCTCGGCCGTCAACAACGACGGCGCGGAGAAGCTCGGCTACGCCGCACCGTCGGTCACCGGTCAGCGTGAGGTGATCCGCGCCGCGCTGCGCCGCAGCGGCCGGGTCAGCGGCGACCTGGGCTACGTCGAGGCGCACGGCACCGCGACGGAGCTGGGCGACCCGGTGGAGGTGACGGCGCTGCGTCAGGCGTTCGACCTGGCCGACTCCGGCCGCACCGCGCTCGCCTCGGTGAAGAGCCAGGTCGGTCACCTCGGCGCGGCGGCCGGGGTGGTCGGCCTGGTACGCGCCGTGCTGGCCGTGCACCACGGGCTGATCCCGCCGAACGTCGACTTCCGCCGGCTCAATCCACGGCTGGGCCCTGATCCGGCCCCGTTCTACGTCCCCACGAAGGCCCGGCCCTGGCCGGTGGACCGGCCGCGCGTGGCGGCGGTGAGCAGCTTCGGCATCGGCGGCACCAACGCTCATCTGGTCTGCGAGGCGGCCGACCCGGCCGGCACCGGGTCGGTGCCACCGGCAGGCCCCGACCTGCCGGTGGTGGTGCTCGCCAGCGGCAGCGCCGCAGGCCTGCGCGCCGACGCCGACCGGATCGCCGACTACCTCACGGCCCGGCCCGAGGCCTACCGCCAGGTGCTGCGCCACCTGCAGGCCGGCCGGTCGCCGGGTCGCTGGCGGGCAGCCGCCGGCTGCGCCGACGTGGCCGCCGCGGTGGCCTGGCTGCGCACCGCGTCCGCCGTCGAGGTCGCCCCCGTCGAGGCGACGCCCGTCGCGGGCACCGCCCCGGCCGGTACGCCGCCGGCTGCCGAGCTCGTCGCCGCCTGGCTGGCCGGACGCCCGATCCGGTGGCCGGCCGGGCCGGCGCAGCCGCCCTGGGACTTCCCCCCGCCGGCGTTCGCGCTGGTCGACCACGACTTCGCCCGCGCCGCCCCGCCCCCCGGGGCGACATCGCCGGCAGGGACGATGCCATCGCCGGCCGGGGCGACATCGGCAGCCGGGGCGACGGCGGGGACTGCGCCGGTCGATCAGCGGTGGCCGGCACGGCTGCCCGAGGCCGAGTGGTTACACCAGCCGCACTGGGTGCGCTGGCGGCACGCGGGAACCGACCCCGGCTGCCGCCGCCCAGAGACGCTCGTGGTCATGGCGGCGGCGCCACCGTCGCCGGTCGCGCTCCGCGCGTTCGCGGCGTCCCACGCCCGGGTGGTGACCGTCACCGCCGCCGACGGCTTCGCCCGGCTCGGGCCGGACAGCTACCGGGTGGACCCCGCCGACCCCGACTCGCTGGGCCGGCTGCTCGACGCGCTGACCGGCACCGACGCCACCTCGCCGGTCGGCGCCGGGCAGCACGGTGTCGACTGGCTGCACGCGCTGCCGCTGGCCGTCGACGGACCGGTCGGCGCGGACACGCTGGCCCACTCGTATCGGGCCTGCGTCGACACCCCGGCGGCGCTGCTGGCGGCCGTCGCCGGGCTGCCCCGCCGGCCCCGGCTGCGCGCCTGGTGGCTGTCGCACCAGGCGCAACCCGTGGCCGGCGACGTACACCGGCCGGAGTTGGGCCTGCTCGCCGGGGTGTGCGAGGTCGCACCCCAGGAGGGCGACGTCGAGAGCCACTGGCTGGACCTGCCGGGCCCCGATCCGGTCGGCTGGGCGTCGGCGCTCGCGGCGCTGCTGACGGAGGAGACACCGCCGCCCCGGCGACTCGCGCTGCGCGGGGGCTACTGGTGGGAGCAGGCGCTGCTGCCGGTACGCCCGCCGGCCCCGCCGACCGCGTGTCCGTTGCCGCCCGGCCCGGCCGTGTACGTGGTCCTGGGGGGCACCGGCGGCATCGGCGCGAGCATCGCGGCCTGGCTGCTGGAACAGGGCGACTGCCGGGTGATCCTGGTAGCGCGGCGCGGGCTGCTGCCGGCCGGGCTGACGCCGTGGGCCGATCGCGTCGACCTCGTCGAGGTGGACCTGGGCGAGATTGGTCCCGACGAGGTGATGGCACGGCTCGACGCCCGGACCCGACAGGTCGACGGGGTGGTGCACGCCGCGGGGGTCGCGGCCGGCGGGTTGATCAGCCGACGGGACGCCACCGCGATGCGCCGGGCCACGGCGGGCCGCACCCATGGCGCGCTACTCGTGGAACGGCTGGTCACGCACCACCGGCCGGCCTTCGTCGTCTACTGCTCGTCGATGTCGGCGCAGCTCGGCGGCGTCGGCCAACTCGACTACGCCGCCAGCAACGGGCTGCTGGACGGCTTCGCCCGGCACCGGGCGGCCGAAACCGACAGCACGCTGCGGATCTGCCTCGACTGGGACGTCTGGAACGAGGTGGGTCTGGCCCTGGACGCCCTGCCCACCGACGCCCGGCACCGGGCACACCTGGCGGTCGGCCTCCGCGTGGACGAGGGGCGGCGACTCTTCGCGCAGGCCCTGCGGCTGCGACTGCCGCACCTGCTGGTCTGCACCACCGGGCTGGACCGGGCGCGGGAGTTCTACGCACCCCCGGCCGGCCCGCAGGTCCCGGTCCCCGCCGTGCTGGCCCGGTCGGCCGCCGACCAGGTCAGCGGATGGCTCTGTGACTGGCTGGGCGTCGAGCGGATCGACCCGGCCGCGTCCCTGTACGACCTGGGCGCCGACTCGCTGCTGCTGCTGGACCTGATCGACCAGGCCAAGGAACACTTCGGCGTCAACCTAGGCCTGTCGCAGCTGAGCCACCGGGTGAGCCTGACCGAGGTGCTGGGGCTGCTCGGCGAGCCGGTCCGCACCGACGAGCCTGACGGGTCCACCGTGACGGTGCAGGTCTGGCAGTCCGGCCGGGGGCCCTCGGTGCTCTGCCTGGTCCATCCGGTCGGCGGCGACGTCCAGGCGTACCGGTCACTGGTGTCGGCGCTCGACCCGGAACTCACGGTCTGCGTCATCGCCGATCCCGCGCTGGCACGCCCCGAGCAGCCGGCCTGGTCGCTCGCGGAGCGGGCCGCGCGGTACCACGCCGCGCTGCGGGACCGTTTCCCCCGGGACGAGTGGCGCTGGCGGCTCGTCGGGTGGTCGTTCGGCGCCTGGGTGGCGCTCGGGATGGCGGCGGAGGCCGAGGCGGCCGGCCAGCCGGCGGACGAGCTCTACCTGCTCGACCCGCCACCGCCGGACGCCGCGCCGGCCTTCCAGGCGTACGACGAGGAGCGGCTCGCCGCGCTCTTCGCCCACGAGTTGGGGGCGGCGACCGGCACGGACACCCCGGCGTCGGCGTACGCGGACGCGCTGGCGCGCTGCTGCCGGGCCAACCTGGCGAGCATGGCGCGGCACACCCTGCCCCGGCTGGCCGGGACGCCGGGCCGGCTCTGGCTGGCGGGCCGCCCGACGGCCGGTCTGCCGGCGCTCGGTGCGCCGCAGGAGCAGGCCCGGCAGTGGCGGACGCACCTGGCCGGGCTCGCGTGGCAACTCGTCGACACCACCCACTACGGCATCGTCGGGGCGCCACACGCCCGGGCCGTGGCCGAGGCCATCAACAAGGCGGTGAGCTGA